One Flagellimonas sp. CMM7 genomic region harbors:
- a CDS encoding EthD family reductase, protein MKTKILLLILAATALFLSCQRSTAIDASKSKKGMVKVTILYPNGEGKTFDMDYYSNKHMPMVANLLGDSLKLSKIDKGIAGRTPDEAIPYLAIGYLYFDKLSAYQNSFGPNAEKIVGDIPNYTNIQPVVQISEIFQ, encoded by the coding sequence ATGAAAACCAAAATCCTCCTCTTAATCCTGGCTGCCACTGCGCTATTTTTAAGTTGCCAACGGAGTACCGCAATTGATGCCTCCAAAAGTAAAAAGGGTATGGTCAAAGTGACCATATTATATCCGAATGGTGAAGGAAAAACATTTGACATGGATTACTATTCCAATAAACACATGCCAATGGTGGCAAATTTATTGGGTGATTCATTAAAGCTTTCAAAAATTGATAAAGGAATAGCGGGGAGGACTCCAGATGAAGCAATTCCATATTTGGCTATTGGATATTTATACTTTGACAAGCTCTCGGCCTATCAAAATTCTTTCGGACCAAATGCGGAAAAAATTGTGGGTGACATCCCAAATTACACCAATATTCAACCTGTTGTTCAAATTAGTGAGATATTCCAATAA
- a CDS encoding polysaccharide deacetylase family protein: MNQNQFIPFILLVILFGCKKSTSTQSEKAINTNTKNKPVVSLTFDDGITSDIVDYKFEEWNEMILTHLENENLKAIFFVTGRNKTDEKGQFLLNSWNNRGHKIANHTYTHPFFNSEKNTALLFENELKRTDSIISKFDNSIKLFRFPYLKEGENKLKVDSIRTILAENNYSNGYVTIDASDWYVNQRLIARIRDVGVEKAEVEKYKDFYLRHIMERANYYEKLSYQMNERHINHTLLLHHNLTSALFLGDLIEKFKKEGWEVINADTAYKDNIFKNIPDPDFAGESLIYSMANQSRKYEKSLRYPAEDSQYEKDKMNKLGL, translated from the coding sequence ATGAATCAAAACCAGTTCATCCCTTTCATTCTTTTAGTGATTCTGTTTGGATGCAAAAAGTCAACATCAACCCAATCAGAAAAAGCCATAAATACCAACACAAAAAACAAACCGGTAGTCAGTTTAACCTTCGATGACGGCATAACCAGCGATATAGTTGATTATAAATTTGAGGAATGGAACGAAATGATATTGACCCATCTTGAAAATGAAAACCTAAAAGCGATTTTTTTTGTTACAGGCAGGAATAAAACAGATGAAAAAGGTCAATTCTTACTGAATAGTTGGAACAATAGAGGGCATAAAATAGCGAATCATACATATACACATCCCTTTTTCAATTCCGAAAAAAACACAGCACTCCTCTTTGAAAACGAATTGAAAAGAACGGACTCAATCATTTCAAAATTTGACAATAGCATTAAACTATTTCGATTCCCTTATTTAAAAGAAGGAGAAAATAAGTTAAAAGTGGATAGTATTAGAACCATTCTTGCTGAAAACAATTACTCAAACGGCTATGTTACCATTGATGCATCCGATTGGTATGTAAATCAACGTCTAATTGCCAGAATTAGAGATGTAGGTGTTGAAAAAGCAGAAGTTGAAAAGTATAAAGACTTTTATTTACGACACATCATGGAAAGGGCCAACTACTATGAGAAACTTTCTTACCAGATGAACGAAAGACACATTAACCACACCCTTTTGCTACATCATAACCTAACATCCGCGTTATTTTTAGGTGACCTCATTGAAAAGTTCAAAAAAGAAGGATGGGAAGTGATAAATGCGGATACAGCTTATAAAGACAATATATTTAAAAACATACCCGACCCTGATTTTGCTGGAGAAAGCTTAATTTATTCTATGGCCAATCAGTCTAGGAAATATGAAAAATCATTAAGATATCCCGCAGAAGACAGCCAATATGAAAAGGACAAAATGAATAAACTTGGCCTTTAA
- a CDS encoding NAD(P)-dependent alcohol dehydrogenase has product MKAAVYNEYGPPTVLELTELEKPQPNDDEILIKIYAATVTSGDVRLRGSDFPPLFWLPARLIFGLFKPKKKILGHELAGVIEGKGKNITKFNIGDSVFGTTTMLNTGSYAEYICVPQEWKHGVISLKPVNLNFKEAAALPIGGMTAMYLLEKANIKAGQKILVYGASGSVGSYAVQLAKQQGTFVMAICSSSNFDMVKSLGADSSIDYKKEDYSLLEDKFDIVFDAVGKTTKARAKKVLNNEGVFVSVKMLTTEKSEHLKRIKELAEKEKLIPFIDRCFPLNEIVSAHEYVDKGHKKGNVVIEIKK; this is encoded by the coding sequence ATGAAAGCGGCAGTCTATAATGAATATGGTCCCCCAACCGTCCTTGAGTTAACGGAATTGGAAAAACCACAGCCAAACGACGATGAAATTCTTATCAAAATTTATGCGGCTACCGTTACTTCTGGAGATGTAAGGCTACGCGGGTCGGATTTTCCTCCGCTGTTCTGGCTTCCTGCTAGACTTATATTTGGACTCTTTAAACCAAAAAAGAAAATTTTGGGACATGAGCTGGCCGGAGTCATTGAAGGAAAAGGAAAAAACATCACAAAATTTAATATTGGCGATAGTGTATTTGGCACTACTACAATGCTAAACACTGGTTCATATGCGGAATACATTTGTGTGCCTCAAGAGTGGAAACACGGGGTTATTAGTTTAAAGCCTGTAAACCTTAATTTTAAAGAAGCGGCTGCTTTGCCCATAGGGGGAATGACCGCCATGTATCTATTGGAAAAAGCAAATATTAAGGCAGGACAAAAAATATTGGTTTATGGCGCTTCTGGCAGTGTAGGCAGTTATGCTGTTCAGTTGGCAAAACAGCAAGGAACATTTGTTATGGCAATATGCAGCAGTTCAAATTTTGACATGGTTAAATCTTTAGGGGCAGATAGTTCTATTGACTATAAAAAAGAAGATTATTCATTACTCGAAGATAAATTCGATATTGTTTTTGATGCTGTTGGTAAAACAACTAAGGCAAGAGCAAAAAAAGTTTTGAATAATGAGGGTGTTTTTGTTTCGGTTAAGATGCTTACAACAGAAAAAAGCGAACATCTTAAAAGAATAAAAGAACTGGCAGAAAAAGAAAAATTAATCCCTTTTATTGATAGGTGTTTTCCATTGAACGAAATCGTAAGCGCACATGAATATGTGGACAAAGGGCATAAAAAAGGAAATGTCGTCATTGAGATAAAAAAATAA
- a CDS encoding GNAT family N-acetyltransferase, which yields MNLESERLKLQEVNWDDLSDIHRLHSYSEVDEYNTLGIPKDIEETKESIRPMIDDQKSEKRKLYFWKITVKSTDEFIGIAGMTLSLNKFKLGEIYYKIAPSYWGNGYATEVSKTLIKAGFNDFKLHKIEAGVSTENMASIRVLEKSGMTREGLRRKILPIRGEWKDNYHYAIVEDDPMDF from the coding sequence ATGAACTTAGAATCTGAACGATTAAAACTACAAGAGGTCAATTGGGATGATTTATCAGATATTCATAGGCTTCATTCTTATTCTGAAGTTGATGAATATAATACGCTTGGTATTCCAAAAGATATTGAAGAAACGAAAGAATCTATTCGCCCAATGATTGATGACCAAAAATCAGAAAAAAGAAAATTATATTTTTGGAAAATTACCGTTAAATCCACTGATGAATTTATTGGTATTGCAGGAATGACCTTATCTTTAAACAAGTTTAAGCTTGGTGAAATCTATTACAAAATAGCACCTTCTTATTGGGGAAATGGATATGCTACTGAAGTGTCAAAAACTTTAATAAAGGCCGGATTTAATGATTTTAAGCTACATAAAATAGAGGCTGGTGTTTCAACTGAGAACATGGCTTCAATAAGGGTTCTTGAAAAATCGGGAATGACAAGGGAAGGTTTAAGAAGAAAAATACTTCCTATTCGGGGGGAATGGAAAGATAATTACCATTACGCAATTGTTGAAGATGATCCAATGGATTTTTAG
- a CDS encoding MarR family winged helix-turn-helix transcriptional regulator, with translation MKYQLEQCIGSRIRRLSRIADRHIRSFLGDHKITENQMTILFTLHELGKVEQGKVGEVLCLERSTVSRNIKLLEKQNLILRTSEYRPEVELTEEGLDLVNILIPQWEKAMDVLVEQIQGDGMKSLKMLENRMH, from the coding sequence ATGAAGTATCAACTAGAACAATGTATAGGGTCTAGGATAAGGCGTTTATCCCGAATAGCTGACAGACATATCAGAAGTTTTTTAGGAGACCATAAAATAACCGAGAACCAAATGACCATCCTCTTCACATTACATGAACTGGGGAAGGTGGAGCAGGGTAAAGTAGGAGAAGTACTTTGTCTTGAACGATCTACGGTTAGTAGAAACATCAAACTTTTGGAAAAGCAAAACCTAATACTGCGCACCTCAGAATATAGACCAGAGGTTGAACTGACCGAAGAAGGCCTGGATTTGGTTAACATACTTATCCCTCAATGGGAAAAGGCCATGGATGTACTCGTAGAACAAATACAAGGAGACGGAATGAAAAGCCTTAAAATGCTAGAAAACAGAATGCATTAA
- a CDS encoding alpha/beta fold hydrolase, whose protein sequence is MKTNQENSKLLNTKMVRVQKFGLNIRYAELGNSNKPTILLLHGVPENLHAWYDIAPALSKNYHVLAIDWPGFGGSDAFTDLQDHNPRTFAAIGMDFLETLQIEFAHIMATDIGFTPALIMGVENPEQIGQMVVMDGIPFPTTAYSSWELRSFGRKNSITAKALIKWFPKISAKIAYYKGFYKGNNIPKEIQEEFLADGYKKTTQNAFLSYFQNNAPGQAYLESRIQEIQQPVLVVWGSHDRFINVKLGSLLTERLPNAHFEIVEDSGHFVHMDKPEALLKITTEFLKLHPIPGI, encoded by the coding sequence ATGAAAACAAATCAAGAGAATTCGAAATTATTGAATACCAAAATGGTACGTGTTCAGAAATTTGGTCTGAATATCCGGTATGCAGAACTTGGTAATAGCAATAAACCAACCATATTGCTGTTACATGGGGTTCCTGAAAACCTCCATGCATGGTATGATATTGCACCGGCATTATCCAAGAATTACCATGTTTTAGCTATTGACTGGCCCGGTTTTGGGGGCAGTGATGCCTTTACTGATTTACAAGATCACAATCCGCGCACTTTTGCTGCCATAGGCATGGATTTTCTGGAGACACTTCAAATTGAGTTTGCACATATTATGGCTACGGACATTGGGTTTACGCCGGCTTTGATCATGGGGGTAGAAAATCCCGAACAGATTGGCCAGATGGTGGTGATGGACGGAATTCCATTCCCTACAACGGCTTACTCTTCATGGGAGTTGAGAAGTTTTGGACGAAAGAACTCCATTACGGCAAAAGCATTGATCAAATGGTTCCCAAAAATTTCTGCCAAGATTGCCTATTACAAGGGGTTTTATAAGGGGAACAATATACCCAAAGAAATTCAGGAGGAATTCTTGGCAGATGGCTATAAGAAAACTACCCAGAATGCATTTTTATCCTATTTCCAAAACAATGCGCCAGGGCAGGCCTATTTGGAAAGCAGGATTCAGGAAATTCAACAACCCGTGTTGGTCGTCTGGGGAAGCCATGACCGTTTTATCAATGTTAAACTAGGATCACTTTTGACAGAAAGATTGCCTAATGCACACTTTGAGATTGTAGAGGACTCAGGACATTTTGTTCATATGGATAAGCCCGAGGCCCTGCTCAAGATTACTACGGAATTCCTAAAACTTCATCCAATTCCAGGTATTTAG
- a CDS encoding M48 family metallopeptidase, whose amino-acid sequence MSQTKLILLIFLGAQMAISQELPQSTIDEIVSDYQAKMEHATVLKDCGHAFDGPAFIIKQFENNWLDAMLLVTSDSKSTIGRDIYNQYKALGKIDNGHNIYSKAEEILKNLTKHVNRKGVTYHLSILKSDEINAFATLGGYLYITTGLIDFVDSYDELAFIIGHEVAHEDKLHTQRKVTKLTLSADLSNRTRLQIFNDIAKGLNSTFSPPFDQIDEYESDKHGFELAYKAGYDVNRFADFFKKLEKYQEQDLIKKLTSTHPFAEHRKKCIEQYIVNHQ is encoded by the coding sequence ATGAGCCAAACCAAACTAATACTATTGATTTTCTTGGGGGCACAGATGGCAATTTCTCAAGAATTACCACAATCCACAATTGATGAAATAGTGAGTGATTACCAAGCTAAAATGGAACATGCTACTGTGCTAAAAGATTGTGGCCATGCATTTGATGGGCCAGCCTTTATCATTAAACAATTTGAAAATAATTGGTTGGATGCGATGCTTTTGGTTACAAGTGATTCTAAGAGCACCATTGGCAGAGATATCTATAATCAATATAAAGCGTTGGGCAAAATAGATAATGGACATAATATTTACTCCAAAGCAGAAGAGATCCTAAAGAATCTTACCAAACATGTTAACCGGAAAGGCGTTACATACCATTTAAGTATTTTAAAATCTGATGAAATAAATGCATTTGCTACCCTAGGAGGATACCTCTACATTACAACGGGTTTAATAGACTTTGTGGATTCCTATGATGAACTGGCATTTATAATAGGTCATGAAGTGGCTCATGAAGATAAACTACATACCCAAAGAAAAGTAACCAAGCTAACACTGTCCGCAGACTTGTCTAATAGAACACGATTGCAAATCTTTAATGACATTGCCAAAGGCTTGAACAGCACTTTCTCCCCACCTTTTGATCAAATAGATGAGTATGAATCTGACAAGCACGGTTTTGAGCTGGCGTACAAAGCAGGGTATGATGTGAACAGGTTTGCTGATTTCTTCAAAAAGCTTGAAAAATATCAGGAACAAGATTTAATCAAGAAACTTACTTCTACCCATCCATTTGCAGAACACAGAAAAAAATGCATCGAACAATATATTGTTAACCATCAATAA